One genomic region from Deltaproteobacteria bacterium encodes:
- a CDS encoding 4Fe-4S binding protein produces the protein MLGGFLVIGGLGVVIGVGLALASKIFYVYVDPKIEAVEDALPGANCGGCGYPGCSANAVAIVGGKSSPASCVAGGPDVAAQIAEVLGVEITLKEPDISRPGCYYGVQDADVKYLYQGINDCRAAALLDGGAKICPIGCLGLGTCVRACPFDALSMGPDNLPVVDTERCTGCGTCERLCPKHIITLTSTSERMIGEYVTDECTAPCQRDCPTGINIPAFIQEIRNNNYESALAIIKEKCPLPLICGYICPAPCELACRRNLVDEAIAINPLKRFVSDYEMQTGKHLTPFKAPGSGQKIAIVGGGAEGLTLSYYLARLSYHPTIFEAKPQLGGILRYVIAEDRLPRKVLDHEIEGILETGVEARTNMRMGHDFDLQSLFEEGFDVIALTKGGFDSRQILKPDPSGYDASVPSVFTMLDFIYSLSKGKNIRESRRVVIIHSGLEGLELARKCRDMGAQKVTIVSSLKAHELPIELQDAKRLTAEGIIVRPSTIVTSLRGISRRLVRVAIEETDPIGELPEETMTIRADTLILAAGRLPEFVFVRSEEAEGLEPGEIAWETIESFRTFPGGNDGICTPPEPGRISDSSAVVKSLLSGRRLTRAIHRYLTDGTIPPIQHLVCEADAVLDVREVHDVSPSERERPDILDVTGDSKRAWIFPSEYPGLNEASAKKEAERCLRCGLICYRKQK, from the coding sequence ATGTTAGGGGGTTTTTTAGTAATAGGGGGGCTGGGCGTAGTGATCGGCGTGGGCCTGGCCCTGGCCTCAAAGATATTCTACGTCTACGTGGATCCCAAGATCGAGGCAGTGGAAGACGCCCTGCCCGGGGCCAACTGCGGCGGGTGCGGATATCCCGGCTGCAGTGCCAATGCCGTGGCCATTGTGGGTGGAAAATCCTCGCCCGCATCCTGCGTGGCAGGGGGGCCCGATGTGGCGGCCCAGATTGCAGAGGTCCTGGGCGTCGAAATCACCTTGAAAGAGCCGGATATCTCCAGACCGGGGTGCTATTACGGGGTCCAGGACGCAGATGTCAAATACCTCTACCAGGGAATCAATGACTGCCGGGCCGCGGCGCTGCTGGACGGAGGGGCCAAGATCTGCCCCATCGGATGTCTCGGTCTGGGGACCTGCGTCCGGGCATGTCCGTTCGACGCCCTCTCCATGGGCCCGGATAACCTCCCGGTGGTGGACACGGAACGCTGCACCGGATGCGGCACCTGCGAACGGCTCTGCCCCAAACATATCATTACCCTGACCTCCACATCCGAACGAATGATCGGCGAGTATGTCACGGACGAGTGCACGGCGCCCTGCCAGAGGGACTGCCCGACAGGGATCAACATTCCCGCCTTTATCCAGGAGATCCGGAACAACAATTACGAGTCTGCCCTTGCCATTATCAAGGAGAAATGTCCTCTGCCGCTCATATGCGGGTATATATGCCCTGCCCCATGCGAACTGGCGTGCAGGCGGAATCTGGTCGACGAGGCCATCGCCATCAACCCGCTCAAACGGTTTGTCTCGGATTATGAGATGCAGACCGGGAAACACCTCACCCCCTTCAAGGCCCCGGGCAGCGGTCAGAAGATCGCCATTGTGGGCGGCGGCGCCGAAGGTCTTACCCTCAGTTATTACCTGGCAAGGCTCAGCTATCACCCCACGATCTTTGAGGCCAAGCCCCAGCTGGGAGGCATCCTCCGATATGTGATTGCCGAAGACAGGCTCCCCCGAAAGGTCCTGGATCATGAGATAGAGGGAATCCTCGAAACCGGGGTGGAAGCCAGGACCAACATGCGCATGGGTCACGATTTTGATCTCCAGTCTTTGTTTGAAGAAGGGTTCGACGTCATCGCCCTCACCAAGGGCGGATTTGACAGCAGACAGATCTTGAAGCCGGATCCCAGCGGTTACGATGCATCGGTGCCCAGCGTTTTTACCATGCTCGATTTCATCTATTCCCTTTCCAAAGGAAAAAACATTCGTGAGAGCCGAAGGGTGGTCATTATTCACAGCGGCCTGGAAGGCCTCGAACTGGCGCGGAAATGCAGGGATATGGGGGCGCAGAAGGTCACCATTGTATCCAGCCTGAAGGCACACGAACTTCCCATAGAGCTGCAGGACGCCAAGAGACTCACCGCCGAGGGGATCATTGTCCGGCCCTCCACCATTGTCACCTCCCTGCGGGGCATTTCACGACGGCTGGTACGGGTCGCGATTGAAGAAACAGACCCCATCGGCGAACTCCCCGAGGAAACGATGACCATCCGCGCCGATACCCTGATTCTCGCGGCTGGACGCCTTCCTGAATTCGTATTCGTTCGGTCCGAGGAGGCCGAAGGTCTCGAACCGGGAGAGATCGCATGGGAAACCATTGAGAGCTTTCGGACCTTTCCCGGTGGAAACGACGGCATCTGCACACCGCCTGAACCGGGACGGATCAGTGATTCTTCCGCTGTGGTCAAGTCCCTCCTTTCGGGCCGAAGACTCACGCGGGCCATCCACCGCTATCTTACCGACGGTACGATCCCGCCCATTCAACACCTGGTATGCGAGGCGGACGCCGTCCTCGATGTGAGAGAAGTCCATGATGTCTCCCCATCCGAAAGAGAACGTCCGGATATCCTGGATGTGACCGGCGACAGCAAGAGGGCCTGGATATTCCCCAGTGAATATCCAGGTCTGAATGAAGCCTCCGCAAAAAAAGAGGCCGAACGATGTCTGAGATGCGGTCTCATATGCTATCGGAAGCAGAAGTAG
- the rsxA gene encoding electron transport complex subunit RsxA codes for MTDYILLVVSCIFVNNILLMQYLGNCPFLGVSKRMETAVGMGMAVVFVLVMAGAITWIVDSLLLKTFGLEYLRTLSFILVIASLVQFVEMFLRKSIPALYSGLGIFLPLITTNCAVMGVCLINIMEEYSFLQTLVTSFSYAVGFGLALVLFAGIRERIILARVPKPLQDTSIGLVTAGMLSLAFFAFKGMV; via the coding sequence ATGACAGATTATATCCTGCTGGTCGTAAGCTGCATCTTCGTCAACAACATCCTTCTGATGCAGTACCTGGGGAACTGTCCCTTTCTGGGGGTTTCCAAAAGGATGGAGACCGCCGTCGGCATGGGGATGGCCGTGGTATTTGTGCTGGTGATGGCCGGCGCCATCACCTGGATCGTCGACTCCCTCCTCCTGAAGACCTTTGGTCTTGAATACCTGCGGACCCTCTCATTTATTCTGGTCATTGCCTCCCTTGTCCAATTCGTGGAGATGTTTCTCAGAAAGAGCATCCCCGCACTTTATTCGGGGCTCGGGATATTCCTCCCCCTGATCACCACAAATTGCGCGGTGATGGGGGTCTGTCTCATCAACATCATGGAGGAATACAGCTTCTTGCAGACCCTTGTCACCTCCTTCAGCTATGCAGTTGGGTTCGGCCTGGCCCTCGTCCTGTTTGCCGGGATCCGGGAAAGAATCATCCTGGCAAGGGTCCCGAAGCCGCTTCAGGACACCTCCATCGGCCTTGTCACGGCCGGGATGCTCTCCCTCGCCTTCTTCGCGTTCAAGGGGATGGTGTAG
- a CDS encoding electron transport complex subunit E, whose product MAKTVVQEFTKGLWAEIPPFRLVLGLCPTLAVTKSVENGIGMGVATTFVLVCSNILISLLRNIIPKKVRIACYIVVIATFVTVVELVMQAFAYPLFLKLGIFIPLIVVNCIVLGRAEAFASKNGMTASLADGLGIGLGFTLSLAALAMVREVLGNGTFYNIPVFGPSFEPFSFMVQAPGAFVCLGLMLCLMNILGKK is encoded by the coding sequence ATGGCAAAAACGGTCGTTCAGGAATTCACAAAAGGGCTGTGGGCTGAGATCCCGCCGTTTCGCCTTGTCCTCGGGCTATGCCCCACCCTGGCAGTGACCAAGAGCGTGGAAAACGGCATCGGCATGGGCGTGGCCACCACCTTCGTGCTGGTCTGTTCCAACATCCTCATCTCTCTGCTCAGGAATATCATACCCAAAAAGGTCAGGATTGCCTGTTACATCGTGGTGATTGCCACCTTTGTCACTGTAGTGGAACTGGTGATGCAGGCCTTTGCCTATCCCCTCTTCCTGAAACTCGGGATATTCATCCCCCTCATCGTGGTCAACTGCATTGTCCTGGGGCGTGCAGAGGCCTTTGCCTCCAAGAACGGCATGACGGCATCCCTTGCGGACGGCCTCGGCATCGGGCTCGGATTCACACTCTCTTTGGCCGCCCTTGCCATGGTGCGGGAGGTCCTCGGAAACGGAACCTTTTATAACATCCCGGTATTCGGCCCCTCGTTTGAACCCTTTTCCTTTATGGTGCAGGCCCCGGGGGCCTTTGTCTGCCTGGGACTCATGCTGTGCTTGATGAACATCTTGGGAAAGAAGTAG
- a CDS encoding RnfABCDGE type electron transport complex subunit G, which yields MREMLKLFIAVVVFSALSGGVLAAIQNVTKERIEYQQLKFVKGPTIKQIMEGSSNDPLMDRLKLVDESREMNFFIGKFEGKPDAVAFETFGKGYGGTIGVIVGVDLENDQIIGIGVTTHSETPGVGSRAKTDPAFADQFKGLSISEPLKVKADGGQIDALSGATISSRGVTGAVVEAGEIYQRLKPTLVEKIKQYQG from the coding sequence ATGCGTGAAATGCTGAAACTCTTTATCGCGGTGGTGGTGTTCAGCGCTCTATCGGGCGGTGTTCTGGCGGCTATCCAGAATGTCACCAAGGAGAGAATTGAATATCAGCAGCTTAAGTTCGTCAAAGGCCCCACGATCAAGCAAATCATGGAAGGCTCCTCAAACGATCCCCTCATGGATCGTCTGAAGCTGGTGGATGAGTCCAGGGAGATGAATTTTTTCATCGGAAAATTTGAAGGCAAACCCGACGCGGTTGCGTTTGAGACCTTTGGAAAGGGTTATGGGGGCACCATCGGCGTTATCGTCGGCGTGGACCTGGAGAATGATCAGATCATCGGAATCGGGGTCACCACTCACAGTGAAACCCCCGGCGTGGGGTCCCGGGCCAAGACCGACCCTGCTTTTGCCGATCAATTCAAAGGATTATCCATCTCTGAGCCTTTAAAAGTGAAGGCCGACGGCGGGCAGATCGACGCCCTCAGCGGGGCGACCATCTCTTCCCGGGGGGTCACCGGCGCGGTGGTCGAGGCAGGAGAGATCTATCAAAGGCTGAAACCCACTCTCGTGGAAAAGATCAAACAGTATCAAGGCTAA
- a CDS encoding RnfABCDGE type electron transport complex subunit D, whose protein sequence is MDSQTLFVSSHAPYWHDGSRLSAKNYHIMAAALPAVVMGIYRYGAPALGVVALSVSAAMIWELVMNFVMKRPVSIGDGSAALIGLLFAMLLPATAPWWVVVLGAFMAIVVGKQIYGGIGCNPLNPTLVAVAIIFLSWKGLLDFDEALVNYDLGFSMAYPLAALKYFGTPAISEYTVAGLFMGQSSGAIGATFGLGLIAGGIYLILRGMIRWEISLSFLVGVFVTALLFNLADAETYAGPLFHLLTGYTLIGAFFLSTEDSSSPVNFVPMLIYGACAGILTVMIRNIGAFVDGTVFAILMMNVANPLLDKIRPKALGRG, encoded by the coding sequence ATGGATAGCCAAACCCTCTTTGTCAGTTCCCACGCCCCATATTGGCACGATGGAAGCAGGCTCTCAGCGAAGAACTACCATATCATGGCAGCCGCGCTTCCTGCGGTCGTCATGGGGATCTACCGGTATGGGGCGCCTGCCCTCGGGGTGGTGGCCCTCTCTGTTTCCGCAGCCATGATATGGGAACTGGTCATGAATTTTGTAATGAAACGGCCGGTCAGCATCGGAGACGGCAGCGCCGCTCTCATAGGTCTTCTTTTTGCCATGCTCCTCCCGGCGACCGCCCCATGGTGGGTCGTGGTGTTGGGCGCCTTTATGGCCATTGTGGTGGGCAAACAGATTTATGGGGGAATCGGCTGCAATCCCCTCAACCCCACCCTTGTGGCCGTTGCGATTATCTTTCTCTCATGGAAAGGCCTCTTGGACTTTGATGAGGCCCTGGTGAATTACGACCTTGGATTTTCCATGGCATATCCACTGGCTGCGCTCAAGTATTTCGGAACGCCGGCCATATCGGAGTATACGGTGGCCGGGCTTTTCATGGGACAATCTTCCGGGGCCATCGGCGCCACGTTCGGCCTCGGCCTCATTGCCGGAGGGATCTATCTGATCCTTCGCGGGATGATCCGGTGGGAAATATCCCTCTCTTTCCTGGTCGGGGTCTTTGTAACGGCACTCCTGTTCAACCTGGCAGACGCTGAAACCTATGCAGGTCCCCTGTTTCATCTCTTGACCGGGTATACCCTGATCGGCGCCTTTTTCCTGTCCACTGAAGATTCCTCATCTCCCGTAAACTTCGTTCCGATGTTGATATACGGGGCGTGCGCCGGCATCCTCACGGTGATGATCCGCAATATCGGCGCGTTCGTGGATGGGACCGTCTTTGCCATCCTCATGATGAATGTTGCCAACCCGCTTCTGGACAAAATCCGGCCTAAGGCCTTGGGAAGGGGATAA
- a CDS encoding 4Fe-4S dicluster domain-containing protein, which yields MIKKPFFGLMKPRLTYSGVDDIGHDIQEIPPPDRLFLSLECKKEDMQDLTVSIGTEVRTGQRVRPFSTLDVYLTSPATGVISDITLETGAFDQSHLLFSIQAGQRDNWDAEFEQAGMTPDAENALSFFSALPGISDLRSLIRGKHPLQTIVVSGLDTDLLVVTNQLSLKTGAEHLAQGIDCLEKITGVKKVIMAVPPSLRSEGEKGGVEVRVIEPAYPNAAPRLLIKQILGITVPASGHLKDLEVGVLGVQSVIALGQAFAEGKPPISRVLTVIDKENRPTGVRARIGTPVRHILDALHITPTEGDRLVFGGPMSGRGVYSAETPIGTDTDAILVQDKAMVIATSSDPCINCGECVRACPADLPVNMLIRLLENGLYEEAAQQYDLLSCIECGLCSYVCIMRIPISHYIMLGKHELALSGYLEESNG from the coding sequence ATGATCAAAAAACCGTTTTTCGGTCTGATGAAACCCAGGTTGACGTACTCAGGGGTTGATGATATCGGGCACGATATTCAAGAAATCCCTCCTCCGGACAGGCTGTTCCTTTCCCTCGAATGCAAGAAAGAGGATATGCAGGACCTCACCGTCTCCATCGGTACTGAAGTCAGAACCGGTCAGAGGGTAAGGCCCTTTTCAACCCTGGATGTCTATCTGACCTCACCTGCAACAGGGGTGATTTCCGATATCACCCTTGAAACCGGGGCCTTCGACCAATCCCATCTTTTATTTTCCATCCAGGCCGGACAGAGAGATAACTGGGATGCTGAATTCGAACAGGCCGGAATGACACCGGACGCTGAAAATGCCCTCTCCTTTTTCTCGGCCCTTCCCGGGATTTCTGATTTGAGGTCCCTCATCCGGGGAAAACATCCCCTCCAGACCATTGTGGTCAGCGGCCTGGATACGGATCTGCTGGTTGTCACAAACCAGCTCAGTCTAAAGACCGGGGCCGAACATCTGGCCCAAGGAATCGATTGTCTCGAGAAAATTACCGGTGTTAAAAAAGTGATCATGGCCGTTCCTCCATCCCTCCGGTCTGAAGGTGAAAAGGGCGGCGTTGAGGTGAGGGTCATTGAACCGGCATATCCCAATGCCGCCCCCAGACTGCTGATCAAGCAGATCCTCGGCATCACGGTGCCGGCATCCGGTCATCTTAAAGATCTGGAGGTCGGCGTTCTCGGTGTACAGTCGGTGATCGCCCTGGGACAGGCCTTTGCCGAGGGGAAGCCGCCCATATCCAGGGTGCTGACGGTCATCGACAAAGAAAACCGCCCCACAGGGGTTCGCGCTCGAATAGGAACGCCGGTCCGGCACATTCTGGACGCCCTCCATATCACTCCCACAGAGGGCGATCGTCTGGTCTTCGGCGGTCCCATGTCAGGCCGGGGGGTCTACTCCGCAGAGACGCCCATCGGCACGGATACGGATGCCATCTTGGTGCAGGACAAGGCCATGGTAATTGCCACATCCAGCGATCCCTGCATCAACTGCGGAGAGTGCGTGAGGGCCTGCCCCGCCGATTTGCCCGTCAATATGCTTATCCGTCTTCTCGAGAACGGCCTGTATGAAGAGGCGGCTCAGCAATACGACCTCCTTTCGTGCATTGAATGCGGCCTCTGCAGCTACGTATGCATCATGCGAATCCCCATATCTCATTACATCATGCTCGGGAAGCATGAACTTGCTTTATCCGGATATCTGGAGGAATCCAATGGATAG
- a CDS encoding cytochrome c family protein, whose translation MEVKTERTIAYGLAAVLLVVGIICYTAFAQKAPEQPVRIMFKNTGGNVLFDHKEHLSESGYGFACDDCHHDIEEEGDKPASCGECHIADSDDIPKRSDVLHTQCKGCHDESGGPVDCAECHAM comes from the coding sequence ATGGAAGTTAAAACCGAACGGACGATCGCTTACGGCCTCGCAGCCGTTTTGCTTGTGGTGGGAATCATCTGTTATACGGCCTTTGCCCAGAAAGCGCCTGAACAGCCGGTAAGAATCATGTTTAAAAATACCGGGGGGAATGTTCTGTTCGATCATAAAGAACATCTGTCCGAATCAGGATACGGCTTTGCCTGCGACGACTGCCACCACGACATTGAAGAGGAAGGGGATAAACCGGCTTCATGCGGAGAATGTCATATCGCCGACAGCGACGACATCCCGAAACGATCCGATGTCCTTCATACCCAGTGTAAAGGTTGTCACGACGAGAGCGGGGGGCCGGTGGACTGTGCAGAGTGTCATGCCATGTAG